The proteins below come from a single Euleptes europaea isolate rEulEur1 chromosome 5, rEulEur1.hap1, whole genome shotgun sequence genomic window:
- the NUDT13 gene encoding NAD(P)H pyrophosphatase NUDT13, mitochondrial produces MVVPVTCRVGYRKVPSLCYRSCSTYIRRMRYLSELKEDDDACRQAYNSGSFFLFHNLSPFLQRKGKMFLAPKINTPDIKRILLKFSQSERWIEDSVLVGCSEECTPYFALDLGSLERAAMESELGGSFADAWKALFQLEKEDSALIFLAQALLRWHNNNQYCGKTGQPTEKNLSGSKRVCHSSEIICYPQMSPVVITLVSDGSRCLLVRQASFPKGMYSALSGFCDVGETLEETVRREVAEEVGLEVETLWYSASQHWPFPNSSLMIGYHAMVRPQQSKISINRQELEAAKWFSLEEVERALGREPKPSQEKDDSLSFWVPPKQAIAHQLIQEWAKKQAVIPV; encoded by the exons ATATTTGTCTGAGCTAAAAGAAGATGATGATGCTTGCAGACAAGCCTACAACTCAGGATCTTTCTTCCTGTTTCACAATCTCTCTCCCTTCTTGCAGCGCAAAGGAAAAATGTTCTTGGCCCCAAAGATAAACACACCAG ATATTAAAAGGATCCTTCTGAAATTCAGCCAGAGTGAAAGGTGGATAGAGGACTCCGTGCTGGTTGGCTGTTCAGAGGAGTGTACGCCATATTTTGCTTTGGACCTAG GATCTTTGGAGAGAGCTGCCATGGAATCCGAACTTGGTGGATCATTTGCAGATGCATGGAAAGCATTATTCCAGTTAGAGAAGGAAGATTCAGCACTGATTTtcttg GCTCAGGCTCTCCTTCGCTGGCATAACAACAATCAGTATTGTGGGAAAACGGGGCAGCCCACCGAGAAGAACCTGTCTGGGAGCAAACgggtgtgccacagcagtgaaaTAATCTGTTACCCACAG ATGTCTCCTGTGGTTATTACTTTGGTATCTGATGGGAGTCGGTGCCTTCTTGTACGGCAAGCATCGTTTCCTAAAGGGATGTACAGCGCTCTGTCTGGCTTCTGTGATGTGG GTGAGACTCTGGAAGAGACGGTCAGACGGGAAGTGGCAGAAGAAGTGGGATTAGAAGTGGAGACTCTCTGGTACTCTGCTTCCCAGCACTGGCCGTTCCCAAACAGCTCATTAATGATAGGCTATCATGCCATGGTGCGTCCACAACAGAGCAAG ATCAGTATCAACAGACAGGAACTAGAAGCTGCCAAATGGTTCAGCCTCGAGGAGGTAGAGCGAGCCCTTGGAAGGGAACCAAAGCCTTCCCAGGAGAAGGACGACAGCCTCTCCTTTTGGGTGCCACCTAAGCAAGCCATCGCCCACCAGTTGATTCAGGAATGGGCTAAGAAGCAGGCCGTCATACCTGTTTAG